One segment of Clostridium ljungdahlii DSM 13528 DNA contains the following:
- a CDS encoding glycosyltransferase, whose protein sequence is MKILYISVIEQNAGWGAEYFVNRGFIKNGHKTITLDYRKYRDQLGEKLLQVGDFDVLLLQRGDWFPIELLKAVNRPKFFWASEPIVSCRDEDRLLTSGKFEHIFVHTNRCLNFAVEDYKWLSRSNTSVLVNGFDEMMQYKMPSTLKDIDVLFVGTPSKRREKIIQILEKKFNIVYTQAFGEEMTKYFNRAKIVLNLHTFENLDTETRVFEALGCGAFLISEKLSTENPFISGKDYVEVETGDVEAIDKAIEYYLRNSKERNQIAESGYNEALKHHTYTERAKYITEVMEKYTGEIDKSKPAINKNVVMNYIKNKNNPKSYDKVYDIRTNYTTNKLFTIINSMDKEEDVIDNTQQIISLINKNEININDLINIIVNRTVKKEELLDYIAVKFYETKLVDLALKLLMVAYEINEENIDTLYNLGYVLSNCGEYKVAMSYIQKYKGKDKDLDCLIKNIYEKLKCDESLYIKNYKYVFDSEGNYAEELKAQYWLRVNSEYCSQIEKTFKCVETLDNGFGGWALSKSSLRYLCGYLFSKRKSEYNIIELGSGQSTLFWNKFMDISNLNLNINTFEHDGYWANEVRKKVNYNGKININVCKLYTIDDNIWNCMFSYPKNSIGIWSKYSTEIPENQYKNTRVHNCFYNIKKSMFSKEGSIDAMIVDGPHGNGRSLSYVLFYNYLKSDAYILIDDVNHYPFLDELNKIYNFIILESSFSSNKRWILLRLNGYKF, encoded by the coding sequence ATGAAAATATTGTATATAAGTGTTATAGAACAAAATGCAGGATGGGGAGCTGAGTATTTTGTAAACAGAGGATTTATAAAAAATGGACATAAAACCATTACACTTGATTATAGAAAATACAGAGATCAGTTGGGAGAAAAGTTATTGCAAGTTGGTGATTTTGATGTATTATTACTTCAAAGAGGAGATTGGTTTCCTATAGAACTTTTAAAAGCTGTAAATAGACCTAAGTTTTTTTGGGCATCAGAACCAATTGTATCGTGTAGGGATGAGGATAGGCTTTTAACATCAGGAAAGTTTGAACACATATTTGTTCATACTAATAGGTGTTTAAACTTTGCCGTAGAAGATTATAAATGGCTTAGTAGAAGTAACACATCAGTTTTGGTAAATGGATTTGATGAAATGATGCAATATAAAATGCCTAGTACATTGAAAGATATTGATGTTCTTTTTGTAGGTACACCTTCAAAAAGAAGAGAAAAAATAATTCAGATACTAGAAAAAAAATTTAATATAGTATATACACAAGCATTTGGTGAAGAAATGACAAAATATTTTAATAGAGCTAAAATTGTGCTTAATCTTCATACATTTGAAAATCTTGATACTGAAACAAGAGTATTTGAGGCACTTGGTTGTGGTGCATTTTTAATAAGTGAAAAGCTTTCAACTGAAAATCCTTTTATCTCTGGGAAAGACTATGTGGAAGTAGAAACAGGTGATGTAGAAGCAATAGACAAAGCAATAGAATATTATTTAAGAAATAGTAAAGAAAGAAATCAAATAGCGGAATCTGGATATAATGAGGCACTAAAACATCATACGTATACAGAAAGAGCAAAGTATATTACAGAAGTGATGGAAAAGTATACTGGTGAAATAGATAAAAGTAAACCAGCTATAAACAAAAATGTTGTTATGAATTATATTAAAAACAAGAATAATCCTAAAAGTTATGATAAAGTTTATGACATTAGAACGAATTATACCACAAATAAATTATTTACTATAATTAATAGTATGGATAAGGAAGAAGATGTCATAGATAATACGCAGCAAATTATCAGTTTAATAAATAAGAATGAAATAAATATTAATGATTTAATTAATATAATTGTAAATAGAACTGTAAAAAAAGAAGAATTATTAGATTATATTGCTGTGAAATTTTATGAAACTAAATTGGTAGATTTGGCATTAAAACTTTTAATGGTTGCTTATGAAATTAATGAAGAAAATATTGATACTCTTTATAATTTAGGATATGTACTTAGTAATTGCGGTGAATATAAAGTTGCAATGTCATATATTCAAAAATATAAAGGTAAAGATAAAGATTTAGATTGCCTCATAAAAAATATTTATGAGAAATTAAAGTGTGATGAAAGTTTATACATTAAAAATTATAAATATGTATTTGATAGTGAAGGAAATTATGCTGAAGAATTGAAAGCTCAATATTGGCTAAGAGTCAATTCTGAATATTGCTCACAGATTGAAAAAACTTTTAAATGCGTTGAAACATTAGATAATGGTTTTGGAGGTTGGGCTTTATCTAAAAGTTCATTAAGATATTTATGTGGTTATTTATTTAGCAAACGAAAAAGTGAATATAACATAATTGAATTGGGCAGTGGGCAATCAACTTTATTCTGGAATAAATTTATGGATATATCAAATTTAAATTTAAATATTAATACATTTGAACATGACGGATATTGGGCTAATGAAGTAAGAAAAAAAGTAAACTATAATGGTAAAATAAATATTAATGTATGTAAGCTATACACTATTGATGATAATATATGGAATTGTATGTTTTCATATCCTAAAAATTCAATTGGAATTTGGAGTAAATATTCAACTGAAATTCCAGAAAACCAATATAAAAATACCCGAGTACATAATTGTTTTTATAATATAAAAAAATCAATGTTTAGCAAAGAAGGTAGCATTGATGCAATGATTGTTGATGGTCCGCATGGTAATGGGCGCTCTTTAAGTTATGTTTTGTTTTATAATTATCTAAAATCTGATGCGTATATTTTAATAGATGATGTGAATCATTATCCATTTTTAGATGAATTGAACAAAATTTATAATTTTATCATACTTGAATCATCATTTTCCAGTAACAAAAGGTGGATATTGTTAAGATTAAATGGGTACAAGTTTTAG
- a CDS encoding glycosyltransferase gives MKNDIDLLKKQLKGNIQKLIDSGDLKDARQLIDQYKDIDSDDAEAYSMDAVILIMENKFDEAEEVLREGLDIDENNFDLNYNFGYVYKQNQNFEEALWYYKKALDNCSNKNMVSDIDKIIRKIKSEHNISAIVDKKKIVFFDKGDDKFIWDIINELSEEYKTKHIRVTNYRQIDEGMKWADICWFEWCDELVGYGSKLKLAKNKKIICRIHGYEVYSDFIREPNWKNVNDLIIVAPHIRRIFEENTRNIDKGNLRIHTVFCGINVDKYPLNIKKKGYNLGYLGYINFKKNIPLTLDIFKKLHDIDSRYKLYIAGQFQDARTLAYFQYFIKEYKLDKSVVFEGWQNEKQKIEWFKKIDYMVISSIDEGLCFAAAESMVSGIKPILHNCEGIKDHYDKKYIFNSVDEAVKMITEEKYDSREYRKFIQDKYSLDKENFYITKVLDRLNEGELK, from the coding sequence ATGAAAAATGATATAGATTTATTAAAAAAACAATTAAAAGGTAATATACAAAAGCTTATAGATAGTGGTGATTTAAAGGATGCCAGGCAACTTATAGATCAATATAAGGATATAGATAGTGATGATGCTGAAGCATATTCAATGGATGCAGTTATTCTTATAATGGAAAACAAGTTTGATGAAGCAGAAGAAGTACTTAGAGAAGGGTTAGATATAGATGAAAATAATTTTGATTTAAATTATAATTTTGGATATGTTTATAAACAGAATCAAAATTTTGAAGAAGCACTCTGGTACTATAAAAAAGCTTTAGATAATTGCAGTAACAAAAATATGGTAAGTGATATTGATAAAATTATTAGAAAGATAAAAAGTGAACACAATATTAGTGCAATAGTTGATAAAAAAAAGATAGTTTTTTTTGATAAGGGTGATGACAAGTTTATATGGGATATAATAAATGAGTTATCTGAAGAATATAAAACAAAACATATAAGAGTTACAAATTATAGACAGATTGATGAAGGTATGAAGTGGGCTGATATTTGTTGGTTTGAGTGGTGTGATGAACTTGTTGGATATGGAAGTAAACTTAAATTAGCGAAGAATAAAAAAATAATATGCAGAATTCATGGATATGAAGTGTATTCTGATTTTATTAGGGAACCAAATTGGAAGAATGTTAATGATTTGATTATTGTGGCTCCGCATATTAGAAGAATATTTGAAGAAAATACAAGAAATATAGATAAGGGAAACTTAAGAATCCATACAGTATTTTGTGGAATTAATGTGGACAAGTATCCATTAAATATAAAAAAGAAAGGTTACAACTTAGGATATTTAGGATATATAAATTTCAAAAAAAATATACCATTAACTCTTGATATATTTAAAAAATTGCACGATATTGATTCAAGATATAAGTTGTATATAGCAGGCCAATTTCAAGATGCGAGAACATTAGCATATTTTCAGTATTTTATAAAGGAATATAAACTTGATAAAAGTGTAGTTTTTGAAGGATGGCAGAATGAAAAGCAAAAGATTGAGTGGTTTAAAAAAATAGATTATATGGTTATATCAAGTATTGATGAAGGATTATGTTTTGCAGCTGCAGAAAGTATGGTAAGCGGTATAAAGCCTATTTTACATAATTGTGAAGGCATAAAAGACCACTATGATAAAAAGTATATATTTAATTCTGTTGATGAAGCAGTAAAAATGATAACAGAAGAAAAATATGATTCTAGAGAATATAGAAAGTTTATTCAGGACAAATATTCACTTGACAAAGAAAATTTTTATATTACAAAAGTACTTGATAGATTAAATGAAGGTGAATTGAAATGA
- a CDS encoding phage-like integrase, whose translation MHDLRHTFSVHALEQMVSQGKDPYCALPILSTYLGHKGIESTEKYLRLTKQYFKDILQYSAEDAENIFPEV comes from the coding sequence GTGCATGACCTAAGACATACATTTAGTGTTCATGCATTAGAACAGATGGTTTCTCAGGGGAAAGATCCATATTGTGCATTACCAATATTAAGCACATACCTTGGACATAAAGGTATAGAATCTACTGAAAAATATCTTCGTCTAACAAAACAATATTTTAAAGATATTCTCCAGTACAGCGCAGAAGATGCAGAAAATATCTTCCCGGAGGTATGA
- a CDS encoding tyrosine-type recombinase/integrase — MHKKDFSYYVTRYFTNYLDREAGFSPNTIKSYRDTFILFFRYIELFRICKINKLNMDILSADNVNDFLNWIEKERQCTVSSRNQRLAALKSFCIYVIRENPEKSDICQQVLGIRAKKATQKSIGYLNIEAISYLLKMPDKTSDRGIRDLALLALLYETGCRVQEIIDLKIGDISFRIPNTVALTGKGNKIRVVPISQQVSEIIKNYLSISTRHNFEENIFVNRLGNPLSRSGVAYILNKYGDMARKNRLDLYPYKLHPHILRHSKAMHLLENNVNLIYIRDFLGHSSVTTTEIYARCNPELKRKYIEEASNFITETVQDYSKTEKNDLLEWLRKNI; from the coding sequence ATGCATAAAAAAGATTTTTCATATTATGTTACAAGATATTTTACAAACTATCTTGATAGAGAAGCAGGCTTTTCACCTAATACAATCAAATCATATAGAGATACTTTTATACTCTTCTTTCGATATATTGAACTCTTCAGAATTTGCAAAATTAACAAGTTAAATATGGATATTTTATCTGCTGATAATGTTAATGACTTTCTAAACTGGATTGAAAAAGAAAGACAATGTACTGTTAGCTCAAGGAATCAACGCCTTGCAGCTTTGAAATCATTCTGTATTTATGTCATTCGAGAAAATCCAGAAAAAAGTGACATATGCCAACAGGTTTTAGGCATACGAGCTAAAAAAGCAACTCAAAAATCTATAGGCTATCTTAATATAGAAGCTATTTCCTATCTTCTGAAGATGCCAGACAAAACTTCTGATAGAGGAATACGTGATTTAGCACTGCTTGCATTGCTTTATGAAACTGGATGTCGAGTTCAAGAAATCATTGATTTAAAAATTGGAGATATATCATTCCGTATTCCAAATACTGTTGCATTAACTGGTAAAGGGAATAAGATAAGAGTTGTTCCCATTAGCCAACAGGTATCTGAAATCATAAAAAATTATTTAAGTATTTCAACCCGACATAATTTTGAAGAAAATATATTTGTCAATAGATTGGGTAACCCACTTTCAAGATCAGGAGTTGCTTATATTCTTAATAAATATGGGGATATGGCACGAAAAAATAGATTAGACCTTTATCCATACAAACTACATCCTCATATACTTAGACATTCAAAAGCTATGCATCTGCTTGAAAATAATGTTAATCTAATATACATTCGTGACTTCTTGGGGCATTCCTCAGTAACAACAACAGAAATCTATGCTAGGTGTAATCCCGAACTGAAACGAAAATATATCGAGGAAGCCAGTAATTTTATAACAGAAACCGTCCAAGATTATTCAAAAACAGAAAAGAACGATTTACTGGAATGGCTCCGTAAAAACATCTAA
- a CDS encoding tyrosine-type recombinase/integrase has protein sequence MKQNEIFHFPKIYCDIAMEYVNYKHSLGFKYPLGEQGKLNSLLKYIYNYSKSEPKYEMSQELVEKYAVRNTSDSKHHLHAKQSTIRQFAIFLNLKGIPAYIYPKELVKTSEDFVPYIFTIEEIQKIIYAADCIKPNKNKFVNTPLIYPAVIRVLYGCGLRISEALSLKFTDVDLENGILVIMNGKNNVSRLVPMSKSLQQYLIAYEFKVNRRENPYFFPALHNEMYSPLTFRNQFYKFQKQANISWKVSPSA, from the coding sequence ATGAAACAGAATGAAATATTCCACTTTCCTAAGATTTACTGTGATATTGCAATGGAGTATGTAAATTACAAACATTCGCTTGGATTCAAATATCCTTTAGGTGAGCAGGGAAAATTAAATTCCCTCTTGAAATACATATATAACTATTCCAAATCTGAACCCAAATATGAGATGTCACAGGAATTAGTTGAAAAATATGCTGTTAGAAATACAAGTGATAGTAAGCATCATCTTCATGCAAAACAGTCAACTATACGTCAATTTGCCATTTTTCTTAATCTAAAAGGTATTCCTGCATATATATATCCAAAAGAGCTAGTAAAAACTTCTGAAGATTTTGTCCCATACATCTTTACCATTGAAGAAATACAGAAGATTATATATGCTGCTGATTGCATTAAGCCAAACAAGAATAAATTTGTTAACACCCCTCTTATTTATCCTGCAGTCATACGAGTGTTATATGGATGTGGCTTACGAATAAGTGAAGCTCTTTCATTAAAATTCACAGATGTTGACTTAGAAAATGGAATTCTTGTCATCATGAATGGCAAAAATAATGTCTCGCGCTTAGTTCCAATGTCAAAATCACTTCAACAGTATCTAATTGCATATGAATTTAAAGTGAATCGGCGAGAAAATCCTTACTTTTTCCCAGCACTACACAATGAGATGTATTCTCCTTTGACATTTCGTAATCAGTTTTATAAATTCCAGAAACAGGCAAATATATCATGGAAAGTATCCCCGAGTGCATGA